One Pagrus major chromosome 11, Pma_NU_1.0 genomic region harbors:
- the LOC141005351 gene encoding uncharacterized protein isoform X2: MNLITSSCVIYTLVLTVYSAFPGDAAATQLDLKCNVTRLPEGSFKYQLSQPRGSNRCQTEWEDQNKTAIATGSDTDQNQVLNLTDSSIVLNNCKDVLRHTRDCFESFEEARCSVNCSRLLDESQPPTVNSTLICISESLCSNQLTFWLGITAVVLLVVGVFVCLCLGIRKRPRSAIKASYDVVTGHMEV, encoded by the exons ATGAACCTCATCACGTCCTCCTGCGTGATTTACACACTCGTGCTCA CAGTTTACTCGGCGTTTCCTGGAGACGCAGCAGCGACTCAGTTGGATCTGAAGTGCAATGTCACTCGACTACCCGAGGGTTCGTTCAAGTATCAGCTCTCCCAGCCCCGCGGGTCGAACAGATGTCAGACAGAGTGGGAGGACCAGAAC aaAACCGCCATCGCCACGGGCTCCGACACTGATCAAAATCAGGTCCTTAATCTGACTGACTCGTCCATCGTCCTCAATAACTGCAAGGACGTCCTGCGCCACACTCGGGACTGCTTTGAG AGTTTTGAGGAGGCGCGTTGCTCAG tCAACTGCAGCCGTCTCCTGGACGAGAGTCAGCCCCCCACTG TGAACTCCACTTTGATCTGCATCTCTGAGAGTTTGTGTTCAAACCAGCTGACGTTTTGGCTTGGCATCACCGCTGTCGTCCTTCTAGTTGTCGGTGTCTTCGTCTGTCTGTGCCTCGGGATACGCAAGAGACCAAGGTCTGCGATCAAGGCCTCATACGATGTAGTGACCGGACATATGGAAGTTTAG
- the LOC141005351 gene encoding uncharacterized protein isoform X1: MHVCALVSLSFRCVMTIEMSVLGLFSAVYSAFPGDAAATQLDLKCNVTRLPEGSFKYQLSQPRGSNRCQTEWEDQNKTAIATGSDTDQNQVLNLTDSSIVLNNCKDVLRHTRDCFESFEEARCSVNCSRLLDESQPPTVNSTLICISESLCSNQLTFWLGITAVVLLVVGVFVCLCLGIRKRPRSAIKASYDVVTGHMEV, from the exons ATGCATGTATGTGCTCTTGTTAGTTTGTCTTTTCGGTGTGTCATGACGATAGAAATGAGTGTTCTTGGTTTATTTTCAGCAGTTTACTCGGCGTTTCCTGGAGACGCAGCAGCGACTCAGTTGGATCTGAAGTGCAATGTCACTCGACTACCCGAGGGTTCGTTCAAGTATCAGCTCTCCCAGCCCCGCGGGTCGAACAGATGTCAGACAGAGTGGGAGGACCAGAAC aaAACCGCCATCGCCACGGGCTCCGACACTGATCAAAATCAGGTCCTTAATCTGACTGACTCGTCCATCGTCCTCAATAACTGCAAGGACGTCCTGCGCCACACTCGGGACTGCTTTGAG AGTTTTGAGGAGGCGCGTTGCTCAG tCAACTGCAGCCGTCTCCTGGACGAGAGTCAGCCCCCCACTG TGAACTCCACTTTGATCTGCATCTCTGAGAGTTTGTGTTCAAACCAGCTGACGTTTTGGCTTGGCATCACCGCTGTCGTCCTTCTAGTTGTCGGTGTCTTCGTCTGTCTGTGCCTCGGGATACGCAAGAGACCAAGGTCTGCGATCAAGGCCTCATACGATGTAGTGACCGGACATATGGAAGTTTAG
- the prpf38a gene encoding pre-mRNA-splicing factor 38A, with the protein MANRTVKDANSIHGTNPQYLVEKITRTRIYESKYWKEECFGLTAELVVDKAMELKYVGGVYGGNIKPTPFLCLTLKMLQIQPEKDIIVEFIKNEDFKYVRLLGAMYMRLTGTAVDCYKYLEPLYNDYRKIKSQNRNGEFELMHVDEFIDELLHSERMCDIILPRLQKRHVLEEAEMLDPRISALEEDLDEVESSEEEDEEEEKPERLQTPEPHRRSYRDNDRPRRSPSPRYRRSRSPRRRSRSPKRRSPSPRRDRHRSKSPRRHRSRSRDRRHRSKSPGHHRSHRHRSHSKSPERSSKKSHKKSRRGNE; encoded by the exons ATGGCGAACAGAACCGTTAAAGATGCCAACAGCATACACGGGACCAACCCGCAGTACCTGGTGGAGAAAATCACCCGGACTCGAATCTACGAGTCCAAATACTGGAAGGAGGAGTGCTTCGGTCTGACCG CTGAGCTGGTTGTGGACAAAGCCATGGAGTTGAAGTATGTCGGTGGAGTTTATGGTGGAAACATCAAGCCCACTCCCTTCCTCTGCCTCACGCTGAAGATGCTGCAGATTCAGCCTGAAAAAGACATCATCGTAGAGTTCATAAAAAATGAGGATTTCAA ATATGTTCGTCTGCTCGGAGCGATGTATATGAGGTTAACTGGTACTGCAGTCGACTGCTACAAATACCTGGAGCCGCTGTACAACGACTACAGAAAAATCAAGAGTCAGAACAGAAACGGAG AGTTTGAGTTGATGCATGTGGACGAGTTCATCGACGAGCTTCTTCATTCAGAGAGGATGTGTGACATCATTCTGCCTCGACTTCAG aagAGACACGTCCTGGAGGAGGCTGAGATGTTAGACCCACGTATCAGCGCTCTGGAGGAAGACCTGGACGAGGTGGagagcagtgaagaagaagatgaggaagaggagaag CCGGAGAGACTCCAGACCCCCGAGCCACACAGACGCAGTTACCGTGACAACGACAGACCCCGCCGCTCCCCGTCACCTCGTTACAGACGCAGCCGCTCACCCAGACG gAGGAGCAGATCTCCAAAGAGGCGAAG CCCGTCACCCCGGAGAGACCGCCATCGCAGCAAGAGCCCCCGCCGCCATCGCAGCCGGTCCAGAGACAGACGCCACCGCTCCAAATCCCCAg GTCACCACAGAAGCCACAGACATCGCAGCCACTCCAAGTCTCCAGAGAG GAGTTCAAAGAAGAGTCACAAGAAGAGTCGACGAGGAaacgagtga
- the LOC141005133 gene encoding interferon-induced protein with tetratricopeptide repeats 1B-like produces the protein MMSQTSLESKLEALQCHFTWDLDPSRSKLFRLRYHLEEIGTEEGTRWLGHVYNLRGYVQYKLGFTEDAQSLFNKAAEAFCQTRRADEGPWLVVNYGNQAWLHHHLGEQAESQAYLSKVDALMNKYPSPSQDELHPEIYAEKAWTLMKFSSDKKLLAADYFQRAIRMQPDMVEWKSSHVLLLAKAAVKADRGLDADMLEEMGIAKEEDPENLYLAAHYLQHNAETMEEERVEDEARELAQKILMNPVSSYSGFKVLLWVYVHHVSVDEAIVLAEEALKQHPDVRFLKRCVAFSYKSKIYFGTDGPPKQSMIDKAISVHEEVVSLYPEPSLMRKIDLANMYAKSNHSQAKAEQIYQELLKSDLETADKQLVYNRYATYLHFVVKDSRRSAQYHMRAAEILIQSYFRRDSVTILEKIRDRNWHQMSREVEEFLENLPEPQ, from the exons ATGATGAG TCAAACATCACTGGAGTCCAAACTGGAGGCCCTGCAGTGCCACTTCACCTGGGATCTGGACCCCAGCAGGTCCAAACTCTTCCGTCTCAGGTACCATTTGGAGGAAATCGGCACCGAGGAGGGAACCCGCTGGCTGGGCCACGTTTACAACCTGCGGGGGTACGTTCAATACAAGCTGGGGTTCACCGAAGACGCCCAGAGTTTGTTCAACAAGGCTGCAGAGGCCTTCTGCCAGACAAGAAGAGCAGATGAGGGTCCCTGGTTAGTGGTGAACTACGGGAACCAGGCTTGGCTGCACCACCACCTGGGAGAACAAGCAGAGAGTCAGGCTTACCTGTCAAAGGTCGACGCCCTGATGAATAAATACCCATCTCCATCCCAGGACGAGCTCCATCCAGAGATCTACGCTGAGAAAGCCTGGACCCTGATGAAGTTCAGCTCAGACAAgaagctgctggctgcagattACTTCCAGAGAGCCATCAGGATGCAGCCGGACATGGTGGAGTGGAAATCCAGCCATGTCTTATTGTTAGCGAAAGCTGCTGTGAAAGCCGACAGAGGACTTGATGCTGACATGTTGGAGGAAATGGGGATCGCAAAGGAAGAAGATCCAGAGAACTTGTACCTCGCTGCTCACTACCTTCAGCATAATGCTGAAACGATGGAGGAAGAAAGAGTTGAGGATGAAGCACGAGAGTTAGCTCAAAAGATCCTGATGAATCcagtcagcagctacagtggttTCAAAGTATTGCTATGGGTTTACGTTCACCATGTATCTGTTGATGAGGCCATTGTTTTGGCAGAGGAGGCTCTGAAACAGCATCCAGATGTGCGTTTTCTGAAGAGATGTGTTGCATTCAGCTACAAATCAAAGATTTATTTTGGAACGGACGGTCCCCCAAAACAAAGCATGATAGACAAAGCGATCAGTGTCCACGAGGAGGTGGTTTCTCTTTACCCTGAGCCTTCTCTTATGAGGAAAATAGACCTTGCAAACATGTACGCAAAGTCAAATCACAGCCAGGCTAAAGCTGAGCAGATTTACCAGGAACTGCTAAAGAGTGATCTGGaaactgcagacaaacagctgGTTTACAACAGATATGCAACCTATCTACACTTTGTAGTGAAGGATAGCCGCAGGTCAGCACAGTATCACATGAGGGCAGCAGAGATACTGATACAATCCTACTTTCGTAGGGACAGCGTCACAATTCTGGAGAAGATTAGAGACAGAAACTGGCACCAGATGAGCAGAGAAGTAGAGGAGTTTCTGGAAAACCTGCCAGAGCCACAGTGA
- the LOC141005147 gene encoding interferon-induced protein with tetratricopeptide repeats 1-like gives MMSQTSLESKLEALQCHFTWDLDLSRSKLFRLRYHLEDISTEEGNSWLGHIYNLRGYFQYKLGFTEDAQSLFNKAAEAFCQTRRADEGPWLVVNYGNQAWLHHHLGEQAESQAYLSKVDALRNKYPSPSQDELHPEIYAEKAWTLMKFSADKRLLAADYFQRAIRMQPDMVEWKSSHVIALYRILTPTNTGLDADMLEKMRIAKEEDPENLYLAAHYLQHNAKMMEKERVEEEARELAQKVLRNPVSSYSGVKALLWVYRNYVSVDEAVNLAEEALRQHPDVRYLKKCVAFSYKSKIYFGTDGPQDQSMIDRAISVHEELISLYPESSLMRNIDLANIYAKSNHSQAKAEQIYQELLKSDLDPADKQMVYNRYAKYLHFVVKDSRRSAQYHMRAAEILIQSYFRRDSVTNLEKIRDRNWNQMRREVEEFLEKLPEPQ, from the exons aTGATGAG TCAAACATCACTGGAGTCCAAACTGGAGGCCCTGCAGTGCCACTTCACCTGGGATCTGGACCTCAGCAGGTCCAAACTCTTCCGTCTCAGGTACCATTTGGAGGACATCAGCACCGAGGAGGGAAACAGCTGGCTGGGTCACATTTACAACCTGCGGGGGTACTTTCAATACAAGCTGGGGTTCACCGAAGACGCCCAGAGTTTGTTCAACAAGGCTGCAGAGGCCTTCTGCCAGACAAGAAGAGCAGATGAGGGTCCCTGGTTAGTGGTGAACTACGGGAACCAGGCTTGGCTGCACCACCACCTGGGAGAACAAGCAGAGAGTCAGGCTTACCTGTCAAAGGTCGACGCCCTGAGGAATAAATACCCATCTCCATCCCAGGACGAGCTCCATCCAGAGATCTACGCTGAGAAAGCCTGGACCCTGATGAAGTTCAGCGCAGACAAgaggctgctggctgcagatTACTTCCAGAGAGCCATCAGGATGCAGCCGGACATGGTGGAGTGGAAATCCAGCCATGTGATAGCGTTGTATCGTATCTTAACACCAACCAACACAGGACTGGATGCTGACATGTTGGAGAAAATGAGAATCGCAAAGGAAGAAGATCCAGAGAACTTGTACCTCGCTGCTCACTACCTTCAGCATAATGCTAAAatgatggagaaagaaagagttgAAGAAGAAGCACGAGAGTTAGCTCAAAAGGTTTTGAGGAATCCAGTCAGCAGCTACAGCGGTGTGAAAGCATTGCTATGGGTTTACAGAAACTATGTATCTGTTGATGAGGCCGTTAATTTGGCAGAGGAGGCTCTGAGACAGCATCCAGATGTGCGTTATCTgaagaaatgtgttgcattcAGCTACAAATCAAAGATTTATTTTGGAACGGACGGTCCCCAAGACCAAAGCATGATAGACAGAGCCATCAGTGTCCACGAGGAGCTGATTTCTCTTTACCCTGAGTCTTCTCTTATGAGGAACATAGACCTCGCAAACATATACGCAAAGTCAAATCACAGCCAGGCTAAAGCTGAGCAGATTTACCAGGAACTGCTAAAGAGTGATCTggatcctgcagacaaacagatggTTTACAACAGATATGCAAAATATCTACACTTTGTCGTGAAGGATAGCCGCAGGTCAGCACAGTATCACATGAGGGCAGCAGAGATACTGATACAATCCTACTTTCGTCGGGACAGCGTCACAAATCTGGAGAAGATTAGAGACAGAAACTGGAACCAGATGAGAAGAGAAGTAGAGGAGTTTCTGGAAAAGCTGCCAGAGCCTCAGTGA
- the LOC141004714 gene encoding interferon-induced protein with tetratricopeptide repeats 1B-like — FSISQTSLESKLEALQCHFTWDLDLSRSKLFRLRSQLEDIGTEEGNSWLGHIYNLRGYVQYKLGFTEDAQSLFNKAAEAFCQTRRADEGPWLVVNYGNQAWLHHHLGEQAESQAYLSKVDALMNEYPSPSQNKRHPEIYAEKAWTLMKFGADKKLLAANYFQRAIKMQPDMVEWFTSRVFAKAAVRANTGLDAEMLEEMRIAKEQDPENLYLAAHYLRQNAETMEKEKVAEEARELAQKILMNPVSSYSGLKPLLWVYRNYVSVDEAVDLAEEALKHHPDVRFLKSCVALCYKSKIYCVRDGPPDQSMIDRAISLLEELISIYPEPSLMRKIDLANIYAKSNHSQAKAEQIYQELLESDLDPADKQMVYNKYAKYLHFVLNDSCRSAQCHMRAAEILIQSHFRRDSVTNLEKIRDRNWHQMRREVEEFLEKLPEPQ; from the coding sequence ttctccaTCAGTCAAACATCACTGGAGTCCAAACTGGAGGCCCTGCAGTGCCACTTCACCTGGGATCTGGACCTCAGCAGGTCCAAACTCTTCCGTCTCAGGTCCCAGCTGGAGGACATCGGCACCGAGGAGGGAAACAGCTGGCTGGGTCACATTTACAACCTGCGGGGGTACGTTCAATACAAGTTGGGGTTCACCGAAGACGCCCAGAGTTTGTTCAACAAGGCTGCAGAGGCCTTCTGCCAGACAAGAAGAGCAGATGAGGGTCCCTGGTTAGTGGTGAACTACGGGAACCAGGCTTGGCTGCACCACCACCTGGGAGAACAAGCAGAGAGTCAGGCTTACCTGTCAAAGGTCGACGCCCTGATGAATGAATACCCATCTCCATCCCAGAACAAGCGCCATCCAGAGATCTACGCTGAGAAAGCCTGGACCCTGATGAAGTTCGGTGCAGACAAGAAGCTGCTGGCTGCAAATTActtccagagagccatcaagaTGCAGCCGGACATGGTGGAGTGGTTCACCAGCCGTGTTTTTGCAAAAGCTGCTGTGAGAGCCAACACAGGACTGGATGCTGAGATGTTGGAGGAAATGAGAATTGCAAAGGAACAAGATCCAGAGAACTTGTACCTCGCTGCTCACTACCTTCGGCAGAATGCTGAAAcgatggagaaagaaaaagttgcAGAAGAAGCACGAGAGTTAGCTCAAAAGATCCTGATGAATCcagtcagcagctacagtggttTGAAACCTTTGCTGTGGGTTTACAGAAACTATGTATCTGTTGATGAGGCCGTTGATTTGGCAGAGGAGGCTCTGAAACATCATCCAGATGTGCGTTTTCTGAAGAGCTGTGTTGCACTCTGCTACAAATCGAAGATTTATTGTGTTAGGGACGGTCCCCCAGACCAAAGCATGATAGACAGAGCCATCAGTCTCCTTGAGGAGCTGATTTCTATTTACCCTGAGCCTTCTCTTATGAGGAAAATAGACCTCGCAAACATATACGCAAAGTCAAATCACAGCCAGGCTAAAGCTGAGCAGATTTACCAGGAACTGCTAGAGAGTGATCTggatcctgcagacaaacagatggtttacaacaaatatgcaaaatatCTACACTTTGTACTGAATGATAGCTGCAGGTCAGCACAGTGTCACATGAGGGCAGCAGAGATACTGATACAATCCCACTTTCGTCGGGACAGCGTCACAAATCTGGAGAAGATTAGAGACAGAAACTGGCACCAGATGAGAAGAGAAGTAGAGGAGTTTCTGGAAAAGCTGCCAGAGCCACAGTGA